From the Nymphalis io chromosome 1, ilAglIoxx1.1, whole genome shotgun sequence genome, one window contains:
- the LOC126769479 gene encoding seroin-like isoform X2 has product MAFTIILITTFIAASTNAGFVWQNDDNFPGKPNMKFFNNNFPKFPTFPTFPTFTFPTFPTIPPIVVLTPEDIAKNKGPNYNGVSVSSFISTSLDKDGKVIRNNDATIITNEGGVVKKYSFGDNPSKEPIWQPIIPILPLDPEVLKVYKPEKNEHFIGTSSVTYSQVKNVNGVKTNAGGSTIITNLNGNVAENIAAFSDNEV; this is encoded by the exons ATGGCATTcacgataatattaattacgactTTTATAGCTGCTTCAACTAACG ctGGTTTTGTATGGCAGAATGATGACAATTTTCCGGG AAAACCCAATATGAAG ttctttaacaataattttccgAAATTTCCAACATTTCCAACATTTCCCACCTTCACTTTCCCTACCTTCCCGACAATTCCCCCAATTGTTGTACTAACTCCCGAAGACATTGCTAAGAACAAGGGGCCCAATTACAATGGGGTATCAGTTAGCTCGTTCATCTCCACTTCCCTGGATAAAGATGGAAAAGTGATCCGCAATAATGATGCAACCATAATAACCAATGAAGGTGGAGtggttaaaaaatattcat TTGGAGACAATCCTTCAAAG GAACCAATATGGCAACCTATTATACCGATTTTACCACTAGACCCTGAAGTTTTAAAGGTCTACAAACCAGAAAAGAACGAACACTTCATCGGAACATCATCCGTTACGTACTCCCAGGTCAAAAACGTCAACGGTGTTAAAACTAACGCTGGAGGTTctacaataataacaaatttgaaCGGCAATGTTGCAGAGAACATTGCAGCGTTTAGCGATAATGAAGTGTAA
- the LOC126769479 gene encoding seroin-like isoform X1, with product MAFTIILITTFIAASTNAGFVWQNDDNFPGKPNMKFFNNNFPKFPTFPTFPTFTFPTFPTIPPIVVLTPEDIAKNKGPNYNGVSVSSFISTSLDKDGKVIRNNDATIITNEGGVVKKYSFGDNPSKQPQTLISKEPIWQPIIPILPLDPEVLKVYKPEKNEHFIGTSSVTYSQVKNVNGVKTNAGGSTIITNLNGNVAENIAAFSDNEV from the exons ATGGCATTcacgataatattaattacgactTTTATAGCTGCTTCAACTAACG ctGGTTTTGTATGGCAGAATGATGACAATTTTCCGGG AAAACCCAATATGAAG ttctttaacaataattttccgAAATTTCCAACATTTCCAACATTTCCCACCTTCACTTTCCCTACCTTCCCGACAATTCCCCCAATTGTTGTACTAACTCCCGAAGACATTGCTAAGAACAAGGGGCCCAATTACAATGGGGTATCAGTTAGCTCGTTCATCTCCACTTCCCTGGATAAAGATGGAAAAGTGATCCGCAATAATGATGCAACCATAATAACCAATGAAGGTGGAGtggttaaaaaatattcat TTGGAGACAATCCTTCAAAG CAACCACAAACATTAATTTCAAAG GAACCAATATGGCAACCTATTATACCGATTTTACCACTAGACCCTGAAGTTTTAAAGGTCTACAAACCAGAAAAGAACGAACACTTCATCGGAACATCATCCGTTACGTACTCCCAGGTCAAAAACGTCAACGGTGTTAAAACTAACGCTGGAGGTTctacaataataacaaatttgaaCGGCAATGTTGCAGAGAACATTGCAGCGTTTAGCGATAATGAAGTGTAA
- the LOC126769479 gene encoding uncharacterized protein LOC126769479 isoform X3, with product MFSLYYCGRRINFFNNNFPKFPTFPTFPTFTFPTFPTIPPIVVLTPEDIAKNKGPNYNGVSVSSFISTSLDKDGKVIRNNDATIITNEGGVVKKYSFGDNPSKQPQTLISKEPIWQPIIPILPLDPEVLKVYKPEKNEHFIGTSSVTYSQVKNVNGVKTNAGGSTIITNLNGNVAENIAAFSDNEV from the exons atgttttcgtTGTATTACTGTGGCAGACGAATTAAT ttctttaacaataattttccgAAATTTCCAACATTTCCAACATTTCCCACCTTCACTTTCCCTACCTTCCCGACAATTCCCCCAATTGTTGTACTAACTCCCGAAGACATTGCTAAGAACAAGGGGCCCAATTACAATGGGGTATCAGTTAGCTCGTTCATCTCCACTTCCCTGGATAAAGATGGAAAAGTGATCCGCAATAATGATGCAACCATAATAACCAATGAAGGTGGAGtggttaaaaaatattcat TTGGAGACAATCCTTCAAAG CAACCACAAACATTAATTTCAAAG GAACCAATATGGCAACCTATTATACCGATTTTACCACTAGACCCTGAAGTTTTAAAGGTCTACAAACCAGAAAAGAACGAACACTTCATCGGAACATCATCCGTTACGTACTCCCAGGTCAAAAACGTCAACGGTGTTAAAACTAACGCTGGAGGTTctacaataataacaaatttgaaCGGCAATGTTGCAGAGAACATTGCAGCGTTTAGCGATAATGAAGTGTAA